The nucleotide window TAGGCTGTGTCCGCTCCGACGACGAACAGCCCGGCGGTGAGCGACCACAGGAGTTGCCGCCCCCGGAGTGTCTGCCGTCCCGGCCGTCGATCCGACCGACAGAACCGCCGGAGCGTCCACCCGTGGCGGGCGAGCACCGTGGCCGTCCCGACGGCCACCACCCCGGCCGTCGGCGGCACGGCCAACGGCGTCCGAATCACCGTCGCCACCGCGGCGATCACGACGGCCGACAGACACGCCCAGAGGGTGCCGGGGACGGCCGACCGGACGTTGTGCGGCGTCACGGGCGGGAGCCACTCCGTCGGGGTGAGGGCACCGAGCTTCGGGATCAGGAACCGGAACGGCCCCGGGCTCCCGTTCGGCCGGGTCACCGGCGGCCCCGTCGGCGAGTACTCTCCGCGTGGCCGCTCCAGTGCCGTCCGGAGCGCGACTCTCAGAGCTCCGACGGTCGTGTCGATCCAGTACAGCAGGAACACGACTGCCAGCGGCGCTGGCGTGAACGGGACCGCCGCGAGCGCGACTGCGTCGACCGCCAGCGCGCCGTCCGACCAAGGCCAACTCCGGGACACGGGTGAGAGAGACGTCAGAGGAGACTGCTCGACAGCCTCGCCGCTCAGTCGTCGGCCGCCTGCGCCGCGACCCGGGCGACGCCGATAGTCACGGCGATGTTCTCGACGTCCCACTCCTCGGTGAGGTCGGCGTCCGACAGCGACCCGAGGTCGAACTCCTCGGCACGGGTCTCCTCGGCGACGTGGTCGGCGTGGTCGGCGACGAAGCCGGCCACGCGCTCGTCGGCCACGTCCACCGCGACCCGGATCGGTTCGTCCACCTCCAGGTCCAGTTCCTTCCGCATCTCCTGGATCCGCCGGACCACGTCGCGGGCGTACCCCTCCGACTCCACGTCCTCGGTCAGCTCCGTGTCGACGTACACGTTGCCGTCGGCGTCGTCGACGGCGAACCGGGTGCCGGAGACTCCCGCCGGCGACTCCGTGTGGAACGACACCATCTCCTCGGTGAGCTCGTGACGTTCGCCGTCGACAGTGACGGCGAACCCGCCGTCGTCCGTCGCCAGGTCCTCGCGGGCCGCGCCGTCGACGGCCTGCATCACCGCCTCGGCGTCGCCGCCGAACGCCGGGCCCAGCGCCGCCATCTCCGCTTCGGCCACGTCGACGAGCTGGCCGTACGACTCCGCGACGGTGACGGTCCGGGCGTTCACTCGGTCGGCGAACAGGTCGGCGTGTCGAGAGACCGCCTCCCGGACGCTCGCGTTCGAACTCTCGACGACCACCTCCGTGACCGGCCAGCGCAGCTTCCGCTCGGCCTGTTGGCGGGCGTTGGCGGCCGCCTCCTCGGCCGCTCGCAGCACCGCCACGTCGGACTCCAGTTCCGGCCGGCGCAGGTCGTCGTTCGCCTCGGGGTACGACAGCGCGTGGACGGTCGTCGCCTCGCCGTCGAGGTGCTGGTAGAGCCGTTCGGCCAGGAACGGGGCGAACGGCGCCAACAGCCGCGTCACCTCGTCCAACAGGACGGCCATCGTGGCGTACGCCCCACGCTTCTCCGGGGAGTCGGCGTCCTCCCACATCCGCTCGCGGGTCGCCTTCACGTAGAACCGCGACACGTCCTCCGTCACGAACTGTAAGACGGCGTTCAGTGCGTCGTCGACGTGGTAGTCGTCCCACGCCGCCGCGACCTCCCGCTCGACGGTCTGGAGCCGCGACAACACCCACTCGTCGACGGTCGTCAGCTCGCCGTCGTCCAGACTCGCCGTCGCCGGATCGTAGCCGTCCAGCTCCATGTACTCCAACGGGAACCGGAACACGTTCCAGAGGATGTTCAGCGTGGACTGGGTCTCCTCGAGCCCGTCCCACTCGAACCGGAGGTCGTCGCCGTGTTGCTCCTGGCTCAGGAGGTAACACCGCAGCGGGTCGCGGCCGGCCTCCTCGATGGCCTCGTCGGGCGTGATGACGGTGCCGCGGGACTTCGACATCTCCGTCCCGTCGCCCAGCCGGGCGAACCCGTGCATGACGACCTCGTCGTACGGCACCTGCCCGAGCGCGGCCGTCCCCATGCCCAGCTGTGACCAGAACCACCCGCGGGTCTGGTCGTGCGCCTCCAAGATCACGTCTGCGGGCCACAGCTCCTCGAACGCCGCCTCGTCCGTGGGGTAGCCGATGGTGCCCAGCGACGCGACGGAGGAGTCGAACCACACGTCGAACACGTCCGGCACGCGCTCGTAGGTGACGCCGTCTTCCGTGATCGTCAGGTCGTCGACTGTCGGGCGGTGGAGGTCGATCTCGTCGGGGTCCACGTCCTGGTCGACCCGCTCGGCCAACGCCTCGCGGGTGGGGACGACGATCGTCTCGTCGGCCGTGTACGACCCCTCGCGTTCGCGGTCCGCGTCCGTCGGCACCCAGATCGGCAACGGGATCCCCCAGTAACGCTGCCGGGAGACGTTCCAGTCGGGCGCGTTCTCCACGAAGTTGCGGAAGCGATTGTCGCGGGCGTCCGGCGGGTGCCACTCGCTGTCCTCGATGTTGGCCAGCAGTTCGTCTTT belongs to Halobaculum sp. MBLA0143 and includes:
- the ileS gene encoding isoleucine--tRNA ligase, producing MDDTEIPDQYAPHEVEDRVDGLWAEEDAYEAAVEAHADDPPFFFVDGPPYTTGQMHLGTAWNKSLKDAVIRYKRMTGHRVTDRPGYDMHGLPIETKVEEELDFETKRDIEEYGMEAFIEECRRFAEENREAMDEDFQSLGVWMDWDDPYKTITPEYMEAAWWAFAQVDDRGLVEQGKRSINQCPRCETAIANNEVEYHEVGKPSVYVKFPLVDDDASLVIWTTTPWTVVANTFVAADADLTYQRVRAERDGETEELLLAADCVDDALSRGRYDDYEVLSELSGEELAGTAYEHPLADAVPDYVDEPGTQQVYTAEYVEADRTGLVHSAPGHGEEDFERGQELDLPVFCPVGTDGVYGDAAGKYADQFVRDANDEIVADLDDRGLLLASEDGHVVDEGQCWRCDTDIVRIVTDQWFITVTDIKDELLANIEDSEWHPPDARDNRFRNFVENAPDWNVSRQRYWGIPLPIWVPTDADREREGSYTADETIVVPTREALAERVDQDVDPDEIDLHRPTVDDLTITEDGVTYERVPDVFDVWFDSSVASLGTIGYPTDEAAFEELWPADVILEAHDQTRGWFWSQLGMGTAALGQVPYDEVVMHGFARLGDGTEMSKSRGTVITPDEAIEEAGRDPLRCYLLSQEQHGDDLRFEWDGLEETQSTLNILWNVFRFPLEYMELDGYDPATASLDDGELTTVDEWVLSRLQTVEREVAAAWDDYHVDDALNAVLQFVTEDVSRFYVKATRERMWEDADSPEKRGAYATMAVLLDEVTRLLAPFAPFLAERLYQHLDGEATTVHALSYPEANDDLRRPELESDVAVLRAAEEAAANARQQAERKLRWPVTEVVVESSNASVREAVSRHADLFADRVNARTVTVAESYGQLVDVAEAEMAALGPAFGGDAEAVMQAVDGAAREDLATDDGGFAVTVDGERHELTEEMVSFHTESPAGVSGTRFAVDDADGNVYVDTELTEDVESEGYARDVVRRIQEMRKELDLEVDEPIRVAVDVADERVAGFVADHADHVAEETRAEEFDLGSLSDADLTEEWDVENIAVTIGVARVAAQAADD